The following are encoded in a window of Fischerella sp. PCC 9605 genomic DNA:
- a CDS encoding DEAD/DEAH box helicase family protein codes for MARTPTLTFDRGTLILHPPPRGKAWTDYAVWDDRVEKFRIPAIQYRPLVEALQADNTNFVDEAKAFYPLELLSSLEMEPYPHQTEALTAWKLAGRQGVVVLPTAAGKTYLAQMAMEATPRNTLIVVPTLDLMHQWYAHLLAAFPDAEVGLLGGGSRDKTPILVATYDSAAIHAESLGNKYGLLIFDECHHLPTDFNRVIAEYAIAPYRLGLSATPERSDGKHTDLNILIGPEVYRKRAEELAGKALAEHEVVQIKVKLSQHERERYNQLIQVRNDFLQQSKISLGSLQGWQKFVQMSARSQVGRRAMLAHRQAKEIAVGTDGKLRVLANLLAKHYPQRVLIFTADNATVYRISQEFLIPAITHQTHVKERHEILTKFREGEYKTLIASHVLNEGVDVPAASVAIILSGTGSAREYIQRLGRVLRKGKENNKQAILYEVVAEDTAEEGTSARRRGVKRNEPQTHRGRRGEEENRGNLQVIYGGNQQKSYRAAEQLEINYSVENKKSTNEDEL; via the coding sequence ATGGCTCGTACCCCGACATTGACTTTTGATCGTGGCACATTAATTTTGCATCCACCACCGCGTGGCAAAGCCTGGACAGATTACGCTGTGTGGGATGATAGAGTCGAAAAATTCCGCATTCCGGCGATTCAATATCGTCCTTTAGTGGAAGCACTGCAAGCAGACAATACAAATTTTGTCGATGAGGCTAAGGCATTTTATCCTCTCGAATTGCTTTCGAGTTTGGAAATGGAACCCTACCCTCACCAAACTGAGGCGTTGACAGCGTGGAAGTTGGCAGGAAGACAAGGGGTAGTGGTGCTTCCTACCGCAGCGGGAAAAACTTATTTGGCACAAATGGCAATGGAAGCGACGCCGCGCAATACGTTGATTGTAGTGCCGACGTTAGATTTAATGCACCAGTGGTATGCACACCTGTTAGCAGCTTTTCCGGATGCGGAGGTGGGGTTACTGGGGGGTGGTTCGCGGGATAAGACGCCAATATTGGTAGCAACTTACGACAGCGCCGCTATTCATGCGGAAAGCTTGGGAAATAAGTATGGGTTATTAATTTTTGATGAGTGTCATCATTTGCCGACGGATTTTAATCGGGTGATTGCTGAATATGCGATCGCACCCTATCGATTGGGACTTTCGGCTACACCCGAACGCAGTGATGGCAAACACACGGATTTGAATATCCTGATTGGGCCGGAAGTATACCGCAAAAGGGCTGAAGAACTGGCGGGGAAGGCGTTAGCAGAACATGAAGTGGTGCAAATTAAGGTGAAACTATCGCAGCATGAACGTGAAAGGTACAATCAGTTGATTCAAGTCCGCAACGATTTTTTGCAGCAATCGAAAATTTCTTTGGGGAGTCTTCAAGGTTGGCAAAAGTTTGTGCAAATGAGTGCGCGATCGCAAGTGGGACGAAGGGCAATGTTAGCGCACCGCCAAGCCAAAGAAATTGCCGTGGGTACGGATGGAAAGTTAAGAGTTTTAGCAAATTTACTTGCTAAACATTATCCCCAAAGGGTTTTGATTTTTACTGCTGATAATGCTACTGTTTACCGGATTTCTCAAGAGTTTTTAATTCCGGCGATTACACATCAAACTCATGTGAAGGAGCGTCATGAGATATTAACAAAATTTCGGGAAGGAGAGTATAAAACTTTGATTGCTTCCCATGTGTTGAATGAAGGGGTAGATGTACCAGCGGCTAGTGTGGCGATTATTTTATCGGGTACGGGTTCGGCTAGGGAATATATTCAAAGATTGGGGAGAGTTTTAAGGAAGGGAAAGGAGAATAATAAGCAGGCGATTTTGTATGAAGTGGTGGCTGAAGATACGGCTGAGGAGGGGACTTCGGCAAGAAGAAGAGGTGTGAAGAGAAATGAACCGCAGACACACAGAGGACGCAGAGGAGAGGAAGAAAACAGAGGAAATTTACAGGTGATTTATGGGGGTAATCAACAAAAAAGTTATCGTGCGGCAGAGCAGTTGGAAATAAATTATTCTGTTGAGAATAAGAAGTCTACAAATGAAGATGAGTTGTAG
- a CDS encoding tetratricopeptide repeat protein has product MSESVSLRDRYLVLIDEIVETTLKGKISSVEQVYQMLLKGVTAGTGEIFELALSDRLNGIQQQVDTEKDELKKAKATRSLRAIKTIQTQWQRAQEQNKSTEATATAVKEITTAPTRERLATFLRVTDPNSKHPLNLQQMQQLSKALQQFAQADSDLQQISEGIARGVAGWQRLQEHLVSWMYEQSRESIGFGGIPEEQGPWATWAKQVNSELPQALFRTLARSQSVIEFAQQQRSITLSDWVEMTLILQYLQRGLVHWFDQQPYNVKAGSKLSISTFLTFAVIWSQLANAFDGDTSYSNAASQVMLQILRTFAQRLYFPLYGGIFASFSGSYLRDALNYLDEPLRRVEGTQEKARILTLLGYSQRALGLYDRSIDFHQQALEIARHAGDRPCEIANLNHLSRTCVQQQRYAEAIDYSQRALILSRQTGDRTGEAYALVNLGYSEVMQAQQLEQLESETYEMAINYLQQGLRLSEQLGDVQSKALCLSSLGIAYLVIGEPQNAIKNLEEGFRTAQTSGDLYLQGLNLATLAEANYNLANFDRAIYTGCLGMYLLNQIASQEWQKPARLLVILQGQIGAEAFGNSLQQNRSRIISVIGVDGYDYIPELLEEYKRTGD; this is encoded by the coding sequence GTGTCTGAGTCTGTGTCCCTTCGCGATCGCTATCTCGTCTTAATCGACGAAATCGTCGAAACTACCCTCAAAGGCAAAATTAGCTCTGTTGAGCAAGTGTATCAAATGTTGCTCAAGGGTGTGACAGCTGGGACGGGGGAAATTTTTGAGTTGGCGTTGAGCGATCGCCTCAATGGTATCCAGCAGCAAGTAGACACTGAAAAAGATGAACTCAAAAAAGCCAAAGCTACTCGTAGTCTGAGAGCAATTAAGACGATCCAAACCCAGTGGCAACGCGCTCAAGAACAAAATAAGTCCACAGAAGCTACAGCCACCGCTGTTAAAGAAATTACCACAGCCCCAACTAGAGAGCGGCTTGCTACCTTTTTACGCGTCACCGACCCCAACAGTAAGCATCCTCTCAACTTACAACAGATGCAGCAGTTGTCAAAAGCTTTACAACAATTTGCCCAAGCAGATTCTGATTTGCAGCAAATATCAGAGGGTATAGCGCGTGGTGTAGCCGGTTGGCAGCGACTGCAAGAGCACTTAGTTAGTTGGATGTACGAGCAAAGCCGCGAATCGATAGGATTTGGTGGCATACCAGAAGAACAGGGCCCTTGGGCAACTTGGGCAAAGCAAGTGAACAGCGAGTTACCGCAAGCACTGTTTCGCACTCTGGCTAGGTCGCAATCTGTAATTGAATTTGCCCAGCAGCAACGCAGCATCACCTTGAGTGACTGGGTGGAAATGACACTAATTTTACAGTACTTACAACGAGGGTTAGTCCACTGGTTTGACCAACAACCTTACAACGTCAAAGCTGGGTCAAAGCTGTCAATTTCAACATTTTTGACCTTTGCAGTCATCTGGAGTCAGTTGGCAAATGCTTTTGATGGGGATACATCCTACAGCAACGCAGCTTCGCAAGTAATGTTACAAATTTTGCGAACCTTTGCTCAAAGACTGTATTTTCCCTTATACGGTGGTATCTTCGCCTCATTTTCCGGCAGCTACTTGCGGGATGCGTTGAATTACCTCGATGAACCGCTGCGTAGAGTCGAGGGAACCCAAGAAAAAGCGCGGATTTTGACACTTTTGGGTTATTCTCAACGGGCATTAGGTCTATATGACCGTTCTATTGACTTTCATCAGCAAGCCTTGGAGATAGCGCGTCATGCAGGCGATCGCCCCTGTGAAATCGCCAACCTCAATCATCTTAGCCGTACTTGCGTGCAACAGCAAAGATATGCAGAAGCCATAGATTACAGTCAAAGGGCATTAATTCTGAGTAGACAAACAGGCGATCGCACAGGAGAAGCCTATGCCCTCGTAAACTTAGGCTACAGCGAAGTCATGCAGGCACAGCAACTAGAACAGCTAGAGTCAGAAACCTATGAAATGGCTATTAATTATCTACAACAAGGTTTAAGGCTATCAGAACAATTAGGCGATGTTCAAAGTAAAGCTTTGTGTTTGAGTAGTTTAGGCATCGCTTATTTAGTAATTGGAGAGCCACAAAATGCCATCAAAAATTTAGAAGAAGGCTTTAGAACAGCGCAAACTTCTGGAGATTTATATCTACAAGGATTGAATTTAGCAACTTTAGCCGAAGCAAATTATAACTTAGCAAATTTTGACAGAGCTATTTACACAGGTTGCTTGGGAATGTATTTATTAAACCAAATTGCTTCCCAAGAGTGGCAAAAACCAGCGAGGTTGCTGGTAATTTTGCAGGGACAAATAGGTGCAGAAGCTTTTGGAAATTCCTTGCAGCAAAATCGTTCGAGAATTATTTCAGTAATTGGCGTGGATGGGTATGATTACATCCCGGAATTGTTGGAAGAATACAAGCGTACTGGGGACTAG
- a CDS encoding protochlorophyllide reductase, translated as MVQDRKSTVIITGASSGVGLYGAKALAQRGWHVVMACRDLAKAETAAQTVGMPKDSYTIMHIDLGSLESVRQFVNNFRASGKSLDALVCNAAIYMPLLKEPLRSPEGYELTVTTNHLGHFLLCNLMLEDLKKSSAAEPRLVILGTVTHNPDELGGKIPPRPDLGDLKGFAEGFKAPISMIDGKKFEPVKAYKDSKVCNVLTMRELHRRYHESTGIVFSSLYPGCVAETPLFRNHYPLFQKLFPLFQKYITGGYVSQELAGERVAAVVADPEYKQSGVYWSWGNRQKKNGKSFVQRVSPQARDDEKAERMWDLSAKLVGVA; from the coding sequence ATGGTACAGGATCGGAAATCAACGGTTATCATCACAGGAGCCTCCTCGGGGGTTGGTTTGTATGGGGCGAAAGCGCTTGCCCAAAGGGGATGGCATGTAGTCATGGCTTGTCGGGATTTAGCGAAGGCGGAAACAGCTGCCCAAACGGTGGGAATGCCAAAAGACAGCTACACTATCATGCATATCGATCTAGGCTCTTTGGAGAGCGTTCGACAGTTTGTGAACAACTTCAGGGCAAGCGGCAAGTCTCTGGACGCTTTGGTGTGTAACGCCGCAATTTATATGCCCTTATTAAAAGAGCCGTTGCGAAGCCCAGAAGGCTACGAGTTGACTGTCACCACCAATCACCTCGGCCATTTTCTCTTGTGCAACCTCATGCTTGAAGATCTCAAGAAGTCATCCGCTGCGGAACCGAGGTTGGTCATTTTGGGAACGGTGACGCACAATCCAGACGAACTGGGTGGAAAGATTCCGCCACGTCCGGACTTGGGCGATCTCAAGGGCTTTGCAGAGGGCTTTAAAGCGCCAATCTCAATGATTGACGGCAAGAAGTTTGAACCCGTCAAAGCTTACAAAGACAGCAAAGTTTGCAACGTGCTAACCATGCGGGAACTACATCGGCGCTATCACGAGTCAACGGGTATCGTCTTCAGTTCTCTCTATCCGGGATGTGTTGCAGAAACACCACTATTTAGAAACCACTATCCCCTGTTTCAGAAACTCTTCCCCTTGTTCCAGAAGTACATTACTGGGGGATACGTGTCTCAGGAATTGGCTGGTGAGCGTGTTGCAGCTGTGGTTGCCGATCCCGAGTACAAGCAATCGGGTGTCTATTGGAGCTGGGGAAATCGCCAGAAGAAAAATGGCAAGTCGTTTGTGCAAAGGGTTTCTCCTCAAGCCCGCGATGATGAAAAAGCCGAGCGCATGTGGGATCTAAGCGCCAAGCTGGTTGGAGTTGCGTGA
- the miaB gene encoding tRNA (N6-isopentenyl adenosine(37)-C2)-methylthiotransferase MiaB, with protein MTTSRRYYHITTFGCQMNKADSERMAGILEDMGFEWSEDPNNADVILYNTCTIRDNAEQKVYSYLGRQAKRKHEQPDLTLIVAGCVAQQEGEALLRRVPELDLVMGPQHANRLKDLLQQVFDGNQVVATEPIHIMEDITKPRRDSKVTAWVNVIYGCNERCTYCVVPNVRGVEQSRTPEAIRAEMVELGRLGYKEVTLLGQNIDAYGRDLPGVTPEGRHKHTLTDLLYYIHDVPGIERIRFATSHPRYFTERLIRACAELPKVCEHFHIPFQSGDNEVLKRMARGYTHEKYRRIIGKIREYVPDAAISADAIVGFPGEMEEQFENTLKLVDDIGFDQLNTAAYSPRPGTPAAVWEEQISEEVKSDRLQRLNHLVAIKAAERSQRYMGRIEEVLVEDQNPKDKTQVMGRTRTNRLTFFTGDITELKGKLVKVKITEVRAFSLTGEPVEVREAVSV; from the coding sequence ATGACAACTTCACGCCGCTATTATCACATTACTACCTTCGGTTGCCAGATGAATAAGGCTGACTCAGAGCGCATGGCTGGCATCTTAGAAGACATGGGCTTTGAGTGGTCAGAAGACCCAAATAACGCTGATGTAATTCTTTATAATACTTGTACTATCCGGGATAATGCTGAGCAGAAGGTATATTCTTATCTTGGTAGACAGGCGAAGCGCAAGCATGAACAACCAGATTTAACGTTAATTGTTGCTGGTTGCGTTGCCCAGCAGGAAGGGGAAGCGCTGTTACGAAGGGTGCCAGAGTTAGATTTGGTAATGGGGCCGCAACATGCTAACCGTCTGAAGGATTTGCTGCAACAGGTATTTGACGGCAACCAAGTTGTGGCAACCGAGCCGATTCACATTATGGAGGATATCACCAAACCGCGCCGAGATAGCAAGGTGACGGCTTGGGTGAATGTGATTTATGGCTGTAATGAACGGTGTACCTATTGTGTAGTTCCGAATGTCCGGGGTGTGGAACAATCTCGCACACCGGAGGCAATTCGGGCGGAAATGGTAGAACTGGGACGGCTGGGTTATAAGGAAGTGACGCTTCTAGGTCAAAATATTGATGCCTACGGGCGGGATTTGCCAGGGGTAACACCGGAAGGTAGGCACAAGCATACGTTGACGGATTTGCTTTACTATATCCATGATGTTCCGGGGATAGAAAGAATAAGATTTGCTACTAGCCATCCTCGTTATTTCACTGAACGATTGATTCGGGCTTGTGCGGAATTACCTAAGGTATGCGAACACTTTCACATTCCTTTTCAATCGGGGGATAACGAGGTGTTAAAACGCATGGCGCGGGGTTATACTCACGAGAAATATCGCCGGATTATTGGCAAGATACGTGAGTATGTGCCGGATGCGGCGATTAGTGCTGATGCGATTGTTGGTTTCCCTGGGGAGATGGAAGAACAGTTTGAAAATACCCTCAAACTGGTAGATGATATTGGTTTTGATCAGTTAAATACTGCCGCTTATTCTCCACGTCCGGGAACACCCGCAGCAGTGTGGGAAGAACAAATCAGTGAAGAGGTAAAAAGCGATCGCCTGCAACGACTCAACCACCTAGTTGCTATTAAAGCAGCTGAGCGTTCTCAGCGTTATATGGGACGCATCGAAGAAGTTTTAGTAGAAGACCAAAATCCCAAAGATAAAACGCAAGTGATGGGGCGTACGCGCACCAATCGCCTGACTTTCTTTACTGGTGACATCACCGAACTCAAAGGTAAGTTAGTAAAGGTCAAAATTACCGAAGTACGTGCTTTTAGCTTGACGGGTGAACCGGTAGAGGTCAGAGAAGCAGTGTCAGTGTAA
- a CDS encoding glucose 1-dehydrogenase — protein MLDLRNKVALVTGGSSGMGRATAMLFAKHGVKVVVAARREDVGKEVVAQIHQMGGEAHFIKTDMANPLDIQSLIEKTVERYGRLDCAFNNAGTEGKFAPITELTEVDWENTITVNLKAVWLCLKYEIEQMLKQENGGAIVNTSSWLAKGGLAGSTIYSASKGGLDGMVRPAALEYASHNIRINNINPGIIDTEMFRRFFHPEDEGAKPFIHHIPLKRLGEAEEIAETVVWLCSDAASYITGQTISIDGGYAIPGHRWS, from the coding sequence ATGCTCGATTTACGTAACAAAGTTGCTCTTGTCACAGGTGGAAGTTCAGGAATGGGACGAGCAACTGCCATGCTTTTTGCTAAACACGGTGTAAAAGTTGTCGTTGCTGCCCGTCGTGAAGATGTCGGTAAAGAAGTTGTCGCGCAAATCCACCAGATGGGAGGCGAAGCGCATTTTATCAAGACGGATATGGCTAATCCCTTAGATATCCAATCGCTGATTGAGAAAACGGTTGAACGCTACGGTCGTCTAGATTGCGCTTTTAACAATGCTGGCACTGAAGGAAAATTTGCGCCTATTACAGAACTCACCGAAGTTGACTGGGAAAACACCATTACAGTAAATCTCAAGGCTGTCTGGCTATGCCTGAAATATGAAATTGAGCAGATGCTCAAACAGGAAAATGGTGGTGCGATCGTAAACACCTCATCTTGGCTTGCCAAAGGTGGTCTGGCAGGTTCAACTATCTACTCAGCTAGCAAAGGCGGACTCGATGGTATGGTCAGACCCGCTGCACTGGAGTACGCGAGTCACAACATTCGCATCAACAACATCAATCCAGGCATCATTGATACAGAGATGTTTCGCCGCTTTTTTCATCCTGAAGATGAAGGGGCTAAGCCCTTCATCCATCACATTCCTCTCAAGCGATTGGGCGAAGCAGAAGAAATCGCAGAAACGGTGGTTTGGCTGTGTTCTGATGCTGCCTCATACATCACAGGACAAACTATCTCCATTGATGGTGGTTATGCTATTCCAGGACATCGTTGGTCGTGA
- a CDS encoding MerR family transcriptional regulator, with amino-acid sequence MEMELTIQQVAQQTGLSVHTLRYYERYGLLEPIDRASNGHRRYSAEDVKRIEFLTRLRATGMPIREIQNFTQLFREQPNAIAERRAVLEAHEQRVQANIQELQRNLEAIQWKIRYYKTLEANPNEMHERNDCLTAGQAFLLELSRKYEPEK; translated from the coding sequence ATGGAAATGGAACTCACAATTCAGCAAGTGGCGCAGCAAACGGGCTTGAGTGTGCATACCTTACGCTATTACGAGCGATATGGGTTGCTCGAACCGATTGACCGTGCCAGTAATGGGCATCGCCGCTACTCCGCAGAAGATGTCAAGCGCATTGAGTTCTTGACAAGACTACGGGCAACAGGAATGCCTATTCGAGAGATACAAAACTTTACCCAATTGTTCCGAGAACAGCCGAACGCGATCGCTGAACGTCGAGCCGTCCTCGAAGCCCACGAACAGCGCGTACAGGCGAATATTCAGGAACTCCAGCGCAATCTAGAAGCCATTCAATGGAAGATTCGCTACTACAAAACCTTAGAAGCAAATCCCAATGAAATGCACGAACGAAATGACTGCTTGACTGCGGGGCAAGCATTTCTGCTAGAACTTAGTCGCAAATACGAACCAGAGAAATAG
- a CDS encoding PAS domain S-box protein has product MKGISPRIKPHVVAVFTVTSALLLTLLLQPYLKLTIFSMFFAAVAVSAWYGGIIPGFLATALSCLAIGYFFLEPMYSPLVYGVENILQLSVFVLVTTLISSLNSELRSAKQRLEMSVQQLQANQIRFRRFVDANIIGVIIADFNGMIVEANDAFLKMVGYTREDLLCGRVRWRDITPPEYQFLSDRLIAELRTKEVCTPIEKEYISKDGSRVPVLIGGALLPESPSHQQEMIVFTLDISDRKVTELALRKSEERYRAFVEQSSEGIWCFELKVPISLESPEDEQIRLFYQYAYLKDCNDFMAKMYGFARAEEIIGVRLEDFLPSTDQHNIEYLRNFIRSGYRLIDAESHEVDKHGNYKYFLNNLVGVVENGVLVRAWGTQRDITERKRAEEALRQREDQLRLITNAVPVFISYVDAQQRYRFNNKKYEEWYGLSATEFNGKHIKEVVGESVYESIRPHVETVLSGEQVSYETEIPAQDGSKRCVNVSYVPHFNQKGKVEGFVALINDITEHKQAEAALKESEERFRKLAEKVRVIPWEANATTGNFTYVGPQSVEILGYPLSDWYTDNFWAQHIHPEDREWAINFCIDCSRSLDNYEFEYRMLTADGRVVWLYDIVNVVRGKDEPQLLRGLMIDITERKQAEQEREQLLLREQTARAEAETANRMKDEFLATLSHELRTPLNAMLGWTQLLKSRKFDESITAKALETIDRNTKSLRMLIEDVLDVSQIIRGTLHLNLRPVELESVVEAAVEIVRPAAAAKEIQIECNFDSALGVVIADANRLQQVIWNLLANAVKFTPQRGRVDVQVERIDNGVQIRVSDTGEGISPQFLPYVFDRFRQADSSNTRSHGGLGLGLAIVRYLVELHGGTVSAESLGIGQGATFIVNLPMRAVDVDVTSESEQFSVTYEEKIAQNIIPSLKGLRVLIVDDEADARDLVVAILSEYGAEVMAVASAHETLDTLPHFQPHVLISDIGMPQEDGYTLIRKVRSLPQKQWRNIPAVALTAHASPEDRAQALLAGFQLHVPKPVSPIELAVVVANLAGRT; this is encoded by the coding sequence TTGAAAGGAATAAGCCCCCGTATAAAGCCCCATGTTGTAGCAGTTTTTACTGTTACTAGCGCTTTGCTGCTAACACTATTGCTACAGCCTTATCTGAAGCTAACTATTTTTTCAATGTTTTTTGCTGCTGTGGCGGTTAGTGCTTGGTATGGAGGCATAATACCGGGGTTTTTAGCCACAGCTTTATCTTGTTTGGCTATAGGCTATTTTTTTCTAGAGCCAATGTACTCACCCTTAGTATATGGTGTAGAAAACATTCTCCAGTTAAGCGTATTTGTATTGGTAACAACACTGATTAGTTCACTTAACTCGGAGTTACGTAGTGCCAAGCAGAGGTTAGAGATGAGTGTGCAGCAACTACAAGCGAACCAAATCAGATTTAGACGGTTTGTAGATGCCAACATCATCGGGGTAATTATAGCGGATTTCAACGGCATGATAGTTGAAGCTAACGATGCCTTTTTAAAGATGGTGGGTTACACGCGGGAAGATTTGCTGTGTGGACGGGTACGATGGCGCGACATAACACCGCCAGAATACCAGTTCTTAAGCGATCGCTTAATTGCAGAACTGAGAACAAAAGAGGTGTGTACGCCGATTGAAAAAGAGTACATTAGCAAAGATGGTAGCCGTGTTCCCGTTCTCATCGGTGGTGCTTTGTTGCCAGAATCGCCATCTCATCAACAAGAGATGATTGTATTTACTTTGGACATAAGCGATCGCAAAGTCACAGAACTTGCCCTCAGAAAAAGCGAAGAACGCTACCGTGCATTTGTGGAACAGAGTTCTGAAGGTATCTGGTGTTTTGAACTGAAAGTGCCAATTTCGCTAGAGTCTCCAGAAGATGAGCAAATTCGGCTTTTTTACCAGTATGCCTACCTGAAAGATTGTAATGATTTCATGGCCAAGATGTATGGCTTTGCTCGTGCCGAAGAAATTATTGGAGTAAGGCTAGAAGACTTTCTCCCTTCAACAGACCAACATAATATTGAATACTTACGTAATTTTATCCGCTCCGGCTATCGCCTGATCGATGCTGAATCCCACGAGGTAGATAAGCATGGTAATTATAAATACTTCTTGAATAATCTTGTGGGAGTTGTAGAAAATGGTGTATTGGTGAGAGCCTGGGGAACTCAACGAGACATTACAGAACGCAAACGGGCAGAAGAGGCGCTACGCCAACGAGAAGATCAACTGCGTCTGATTACCAATGCAGTGCCAGTTTTTATTTCTTATGTTGATGCCCAGCAACGCTACCGCTTTAACAATAAGAAATACGAAGAATGGTATGGACTCTCTGCCACAGAATTTAATGGTAAGCATATCAAAGAAGTTGTGGGTGAATCAGTTTATGAGTCAATTCGTCCGCATGTAGAAACTGTATTATCAGGAGAACAAGTATCTTACGAAACTGAAATACCCGCTCAAGATGGCAGCAAGCGTTGCGTGAATGTCTCTTATGTTCCCCATTTCAATCAAAAGGGAAAAGTAGAAGGCTTTGTTGCTCTCATCAACGATATCACCGAGCACAAACAGGCGGAAGCAGCCCTCAAAGAAAGTGAAGAAAGATTTCGCAAATTAGCAGAAAAAGTGCGCGTAATTCCCTGGGAAGCAAACGCCACCACGGGCAATTTTACTTATGTGGGCCCGCAAAGTGTCGAGATTCTTGGTTATCCCTTATCAGACTGGTACACCGATAATTTCTGGGCGCAACACATCCATCCAGAGGATCGGGAGTGGGCAATCAATTTTTGTATCGATTGTTCGCGTTCCTTGGACAATTACGAGTTTGAATACAGAATGTTAACAGCAGATGGTAGAGTTGTATGGCTGTATGACATTGTGAATGTTGTGCGGGGCAAAGATGAACCGCAGCTGTTGCGTGGCTTGATGATTGATATTACTGAACGCAAACAAGCAGAGCAAGAACGGGAACAACTCCTCCTGCGGGAACAAACAGCACGTGCGGAAGCAGAAACCGCCAACCGGATGAAAGATGAGTTTTTAGCCACCCTTTCCCACGAACTCCGTACTCCCCTCAACGCCATGCTTGGTTGGACACAATTACTTAAGAGTCGTAAATTTGATGAATCGATCACAGCCAAGGCATTAGAAACAATTGACCGCAACACCAAGTCCCTGAGAATGTTGATTGAGGATGTTTTAGATGTATCGCAAATTATTAGAGGAACACTCCACCTCAATCTGCGTCCAGTAGAACTAGAGTCAGTAGTGGAAGCAGCGGTGGAAATCGTGCGTCCAGCAGCTGCGGCTAAGGAAATTCAGATTGAGTGCAATTTCGATTCTGCACTAGGAGTAGTCATCGCCGATGCTAACCGCTTGCAACAGGTAATTTGGAATCTGCTTGCCAACGCCGTCAAGTTCACACCCCAAAGGGGAAGAGTAGATGTGCAAGTAGAACGCATAGATAATGGCGTGCAAATTCGGGTGAGTGACACAGGAGAGGGAATTTCCCCCCAATTTTTGCCCTATGTGTTTGACCGCTTCCGCCAAGCCGATAGTTCCAACACGCGATCGCACGGTGGATTGGGATTAGGGTTAGCGATCGTACGCTACTTAGTAGAATTGCACGGAGGCACAGTTTCTGCCGAGAGTTTAGGAATTGGGCAGGGAGCAACGTTTATTGTTAACTTACCGATGAGAGCTGTTGATGTGGATGTCACCAGTGAATCAGAACAGTTTTCAGTTACTTATGAGGAAAAAATCGCTCAAAATATTATACCGTCTCTGAAAGGCTTGCGAGTGCTAATCGTCGATGACGAGGCAGATGCCCGCGATTTAGTGGTGGCAATCCTTTCCGAATATGGAGCAGAAGTTATGGCCGTTGCCTCCGCTCATGAGACACTAGACACCCTACCACACTTTCAGCCGCACGTGCTAATCAGTGATATCGGTATGCCCCAAGAAGACGGCTACACACTCATTCGCAAAGTGCGATCGCTTCCCCAAAAGCAATGGCGAAACATTCCCGCAGTGGCGCTGACAGCCCACGCCAGCCCAGAAGATCGAGCGCAAGCACTCTTAGCAGGCTTTCAGTTGCATGTTCCCAAACCAGTCAGTCCCATCGAGTTAGCTGTGGTAGTTGCTAACTTGGCTGGACGCACTTAG